One window of Populus nigra chromosome 5, ddPopNigr1.1, whole genome shotgun sequence genomic DNA carries:
- the LOC133694676 gene encoding monosaccharide-sensing protein 2-like: MKGAALVAIAACIGNFLQGWDNATIAGAIIYVNKDLKLQASVEGLVVAMSLIGAAAITTCSGPISDWLGRRPMLIISSILYFVSGLVMFWSPNVYVLCIGRLLDGFGIGLAVTLVPVYISETAPSDIRGMLNTLPQFAGSGGMFLSYCMIFGMSLTASPSWRLMLGILSIPSLLYFALTVFYLPESPRWLVSKGKMLEAKRVLQRLRGREDVSGEMALLAEGLGIGGETSIEEYIIGPADELANGQEPTVDKDKIKLYGPEEGLSWVAKPVTGQSSLALASRHGSMVSQGVPLMDPLVTLFGSVHEKLPETGSMRSMLFPNFGSMFSTAEPHFRTEQWDEESVQREGEGYTSEAGGGDSDDNLQSPLISRQTTSMEKDMAHPTSHGSVLSMRRHSSLMQGAGDAVDGTGIGGGWQLAWKWSEREGEDGKKEGGFKRIYLHQGGVPGSRRGSVVSLPGGDVPEESEYIQAAALVSQPALYSKELMDQHPVGPAMVHPSQTATKAPIWTALLEPGVKHALFVGIGIQLLQQFAGINGVLYYTPQILEKAGVSVLLANLGLSTTSASFLISAFTNFLMLPCIGVAMRLMDIAGRRTLLLTTIPVLILSLIVLIIFELVTVSSVVNAAILTACVIIFICCFVSAYGPIPNILCSEIFPTRVRGLCIAICAMVYWIGDIIVTYTLPVMLSSIGLVGIFGIYAVVCAISWIFVFLKVPETKGMPLEVITEFFAVGARQAAAAAKKE; this comes from the exons ATGAAGGGAGCAGCACTAGTGGCTATTGCTGCTTGCATTGGTAACTTCTTGCAAGGATGGGATAATGCTACCATTGCTG GTGCTATCATTTACGTCAATAAAGACCTCAAGTTGCAAGCAAGTGTGGAAGGTCTTGTTGTGGCCATGTCACTTATTGGAGCAGCTGCAATCACAACATGCTCAGGACCCATATCGGATTGGCTCGGTCGGCGTCCAATGCTAATAATCTCATCCATTCTCTACTTTGTCAGTGGTTTGGTAATGTTTTGGTCACCCAATGTTTACGTCCTGTGCATAGGAAGACTGTTAGatggatttggcattggtttaGCAGTTACTCTTGTTCCAGTCTATATATCTGAGACTGCCCCATCAGATATAAGGGGAATGTTAAATACTCTACCTCAGTTTGCTGGTTCAGGTGGCATGTTTCTGTCATACTGTATGATTTTTGGGATGTCATTGACAGCTTCACCTAGTTGGAGGTTGATGCTTGGAATACTTTCCATTCCTTCTTTACTATATTTTGCACTCACAGTGTTTTACTTGCCTGAATCTCCTCGATGGCTTGTGAGTAAAGGAAAGATGCTTGAGGCAAAGCGGGTTCTGCAGAGATTGCGTGGCAGGGAAGATGTTTCAG GCGAGATGGCTTTACTGGCTGAAGGTCTTGGTATCGGGGGTGAAACATCCATAGAAGAGTACATAATAGGCCCTGCTGATGAACTCGCTAATGGTCAAGAACCCACTGTTGATAAAGACAAAATCAAGTTATATGGACCTGAAGAAGGCCTTTCCTGGGTTGCTAAACCCGTTACTGGACAGAGTTCTCTTGCTCTTGCATCACGCCATGGAAGCATGGTGAGCCAAGGCGTGCCTCTTATGGACCCTCTTGTGACTCTTTTTGGTAGTGTTCATGAAAAGCTCCCTGAGACAGGAAGCATGCGAAGCATGCTTTTCCCTAATTTTGGCAGCATGTTTAGTACAGCAGAACCTCACTTTAGGACTGAGCAATGGGATGAAGAGAGTGTACAAAGAGAAGGTGAGGGCTACACATCAGAGGCTGGTGGTGGGGATTCCGATGACAATTTGCAGAGTCCACTAATCTCACGCCAGACAACAAGCATGGAAAAGGATATGGCCCACCCAACTTCCCATGGCAGTGTTCTGAGCATGAGACGGCATAGCAGTCTAATGCAAGGAGCTGGGGATGCAGTTGACGGTACTGGCATTGGTGGGGGTTGGCAGTTGGCATGGAAATGGTCTGAGAGGGAAGGTGAGGATGGAAAGAAGGAAGGGGGATTTAAAAGGATTTATCTGCACCAAGGAGGAGTTCCTGGATCCCGACGCGGGTCTGTTGTTTCGCTTCCTGGTGGTGATGTTCCTGAAGAAAGTGAGTACATCCAGGCTGCTGCTCTGGTAAGCCAGCCTGCTCTTTATTCAAAGGAGCTTATGGACCAGCATCCAGTTGGACCCGCAATGGTTCACCCATCTCAAACAGCTACAAAAGCTCCAATTTGGACCGCTCTGCTTGAACCTGGAGTTAAGCATGCATTGTTTGTTGGGATTGGAATTCAATTACTTCAGCAG TTTGCTGGCATAAATGGGGTTCTATACTACACCCCTCAAATTCTTGAAAAGGCAGGTGTTTCGGTTCTTCTTGCAAACCTGGGACTCAGCACTACCTCTGCGTCATTCCTTATAAGCGCATTTACAAACTTTCTTATGCTTCCATGCATAGGTGTAGCGATGAGGCTCATGGATATCGCGGGGAGAAG GACGCTCCTACTTACCACAATTCCTGTGCTGATACTTTCCCTCATCgtcttaattatttttgaactagtGACTGTGAGCTCAGTCGTCAACGCTGCAATTTTAACTGCTTGTGTTATCATATTCATCTGCTGTTTTGTGTCTGCTTATGGACCAATTCCTAATATCCTCTGCTCAGAGATCTTCCCCACAAGAGTCCGAGGCCTCTGCATTGCCATTTGTGCCATGGTTTACTGGATTGGAGACATCATTGTCACCTACACACTGCCTGTGATGCTTAGCTCGATTGGCCTAGTCGGTATCTTTGGCATTTATGCTGTTGTGTGCGCGATCTCTTGGatctttgttttcttgaagGTCCCTGAGACCAAAGGAATGCCTCTTGAAGTCATTACAGAGTTCTTTGCTGTTGGCGCCAGacaagctgctgctgctgccaaGAAGGAATGA
- the LOC133694677 gene encoding protein MULTIPLE CHLOROPLAST DIVISION SITE 1-like has translation MTTTSSVSTPQFHSFSIQPPSSLWASKHRFSPNVVKLRRAFVLSSSLPNCNRVLLINQKFRFRAAINNDSDNSANPEDEEVEEQCIQDTGKAVVNKSESESGTSALLDWKKDPISKFQGMITTLPPFVFVMKRGAGSNFVIWLCIATAFLVVSVRVYMVRKSRPSRPGSVADLVRRGQLRSDRRGISSPLKYEDPFNNPLVKVGKSNSTIEIFGKVYHLAPVTLTEEQQAIHQRRRSRAYQWKRPTIFLKEGDPIPPDVDPDTVRWIPTNHPFATTASDIDEDLAQNNVYQKHGVPFRIKAEHEALQRKLEALQNEQKLNKLVIDTGNAKEFERPFRFNPKSNELVEQNPFNSQSGNSKPSKSDCAPNPFNSSSSSEEMQKP, from the exons ATGACAACAACATCATCAGTTTCGACTCCGCAATTTCACTCTTTCTCTATCCAG CCGCCGTCATCGTTATGGGCATCAAAACACCGGTTTTCTCCGAATGTAGTGAAACTCAGGAGGGCTTTTGTCTTGTCTTCTTCACTACCCAATTGCAATCGagttttgttaattaatcaaaAGTTTCGATTTAGAGCTGCAATTAATAATGATAGTGATAATTCGGCGAATCCCGAAGACGAAGAGGTCGAGGAGCAATGTATTCAAGACACGGGAAAAGCAGTGGTCAACAAGAGTGAGAGTGAGAGTGGGACCTCTGCACTACTGGATTGGAAAAAAGACCCAATTTCCAAATTTCAGGGAATGATTACCACTCtccctccttttgtttttgtg aTGAAAAGAGGTGCTGGAAGCAATTTTGTAATATGGCTATGTATTGCTACTGCATTTTTGGTTGTTTCTGTGAGAGTATACATGGTTAGGAAGTCAAGGCCAAGCCGTCCTGGCTCTGTAGCTGATCTTGTTAGACGTGGCCAGCTGAGATCGGATAGAAGAGGCAT ATCAAGTCCTCTCAAATATGAGGATCCGTTCAATAATCCATTGGTTAAAGTTGGCAAGAGCAATTCAACCATTGAGATATTTGGAAAGGTTTATCACTTAGCCCCAGTTACTCTAACGGAAGAGCAACAAGCCATCCATCAGAGAAGGAGATCGCGGGCATACCAGTGGAAAAGACCAACCATTTTCCTTAAAGAAGGGGATCCAATACCTCCAGATGTTGACCCTGACACAGTCAGATGGATTCCTACAAATCATCCTTTTGCAACTACTGCTAGTGACATTGACGAAGACTTGGCTCAAAACAATGTATATCAAAAGCATGGTGTTCCATTCCGTATAAAAGCTGAGCACGAGGCACTACAAAGAAAACTAGAAGCACTACAAAAT GAGcaaaaactcaataaattagTCATTGACACCGGAAATGCTAAAGAATTTGAGAGACCATTCAGGTTTAATCCAAAGTCAAATGAGCTTGTCGAACAGAACCCCTTTAATAGTCAATCTGGCAATTCTAAGCCTTCGAAATCAGATTGTGCCCCGAATCCTTTTAACAGCAGTTCATCCTCAGAGGAAATGCAGAAGCCCTAA